One segment of Ureibacillus thermophilus DNA contains the following:
- a CDS encoding ABC transporter permease, whose translation MKNYKFFINAIIGFAILIGVWQFIVVAGDYEAALFPPPSLVWEGIVSLITDGTLLVHLQVSLLRFISGYLSAVVVAILLGLVLGRIPLLWGVIDPIVQVLRPVSPIAWSPFIVLWFGIGNIPAIVIIFIAAFFPVLLSTVAAVRKVEPTYLKVAQNFEIKKFEILRKIIFPAVFPYIANGLHIAVGTAWIFLVSGEMVGSQSGLGYLIVDARNSMRLDLVMAGIVFIGVAGFILDRAVGLFENWINRIWGRQSA comes from the coding sequence ATGAAGAACTATAAATTTTTCATTAACGCCATTATAGGATTTGCCATTTTAATTGGGGTTTGGCAGTTTATTGTTGTAGCGGGCGATTACGAAGCCGCTTTGTTTCCACCACCTTCTTTAGTGTGGGAAGGAATTGTATCTTTAATTACTGACGGAACATTATTGGTTCATTTGCAAGTAAGTTTATTGCGTTTCATTTCCGGTTATCTATCAGCGGTGGTTGTAGCCATTTTATTGGGACTGGTTCTTGGAAGAATTCCTTTATTATGGGGCGTGATTGACCCAATCGTTCAAGTGTTGCGTCCTGTTTCTCCGATTGCCTGGTCGCCGTTTATCGTGCTTTGGTTTGGGATTGGGAATATTCCGGCCATTGTCATCATCTTTATTGCCGCCTTTTTCCCGGTATTATTGTCCACTGTTGCAGCCGTAAGAAAGGTGGAACCTACTTATTTGAAAGTGGCCCAAAACTTTGAAATAAAGAAGTTCGAAATTTTGAGAAAAATTATTTTCCCGGCTGTTTTTCCGTATATTGCCAATGGCCTCCATATCGCGGTAGGAACGGCCTGGATCTTCTTAGTATCCGGTGAAATGGTCGGCTCCCAATCAGGCCTTGGCTATTTGATTGTCGATGCGCGAAATTCCATGAGATTGGATTTGGTGATGGCGGGTATTGTGTTTATCGGGGTTGCAGGCTTTATTTTGGACCGGGCAGTTGGTTTGTTTGAAAACTGGATCAACCGTATTTGGGGAAGACAAAGTGCATAA
- the tnpC gene encoding IS66 family transposase, giving the protein GEHAKEFLKGFKGYLHVDGYAGYHKVSGVTLVGCWAHARRKFDEALNVLPESKRHSAVTAREGLNFCNQLFAIERDLKECTPEERYKKRLKHSQPLLEAFSAWLKTEKSNVLPKSLLGQAITYCLNQWEKLVAFLEDGRLEIDNNRSERSIKPFVIGRKNWIFSNTPKGAKASSIIYSIVETAKENKLNPFYYLRYLFERLPNMDISNMDELDQLLPWSKTIPLNCRVFNNLSQ; this is encoded by the coding sequence GGAGAACATGCCAAAGAATTCCTAAAAGGGTTTAAAGGATACCTGCATGTCGATGGATATGCAGGATACCATAAGGTATCCGGCGTAACATTAGTTGGATGTTGGGCTCATGCCCGCAGAAAGTTCGATGAGGCTTTAAACGTACTTCCTGAATCCAAACGTCATTCAGCAGTCACAGCTCGGGAAGGACTCAATTTCTGTAATCAGCTATTTGCCATCGAGCGTGATTTGAAAGAATGTACACCAGAAGAACGATATAAAAAACGACTTAAACACAGCCAACCATTGTTGGAGGCTTTTTCAGCATGGCTAAAAACAGAGAAAAGCAATGTTTTACCAAAGAGTCTATTAGGTCAAGCCATTACATACTGCCTCAACCAATGGGAAAAACTCGTGGCATTTTTAGAGGATGGACGTTTAGAAATCGATAATAATCGAAGTGAACGATCCATTAAACCATTTGTGATCGGAAGGAAGAACTGGATTTTTAGCAATACTCCGAAAGGAGCTAAGGCCAGCTCAATCATTTACAGTATTGTGGAGACAGCAAAGGAGAATAAATTAAATCCATTTTATTATCTTCGCTACTTATTTGAAAGGCTTCCCAATATGGATATAAGCAATATGGATGAGCTTGATCAACTACTTCCTTGGTCCAAAACAATTCCTTTGAATTGTCGGGTTTTTAATAACTTATCACAATAA
- the istA gene encoding IS21 family transposase has product MLYIEIHQLRTKRLRISQIARKLKISRNTVYKYLNMTFEEAVEEFGTIERKKKLDPYRDWIVTWLQENPSMSGAQILDWLQEKFPDLQVGESTVRRYVKEMREIYQIEKTDEPREHEAVDELPPGKQMQVDWGQTIQKTIDNKDIKLYFIAFVLSHSRQKYMEWQDRPFTTKDTIRCHENAFRYFGGMTEEIVYDQDNLIAVSENAGDLILTKKFQAYVNERKFQIYLCRKADPQSKGKIENVVKYIKYNFAAHRIFSTIGDWNEKAWNWLERTGNYKVHQTIKKRPYEVYQLEKKHLRKISSPLSLTESNPIEIITRNVNKDNTIRYKSNRYSVPIGTYTKCSTVNLQINNEKLIIIEPTTGEILAKHTISLEKGKLIKNTNHARDHTESLDMLKQRVLHLFPTGEASRQYIDEICQRYKRYRRDQLLILQRVAENDPHWIPMALEKCIREKLYSANAFQDVVNYLKLQESNPILEIQVNSTKLVSSIAVETRDFNTYIQRMGGKTNE; this is encoded by the coding sequence GTGTTATATATTGAAATCCATCAATTACGTACTAAAAGATTGCGAATTTCACAAATCGCAAGGAAATTGAAAATCTCACGTAATACAGTTTATAAGTATTTAAATATGACATTTGAAGAAGCGGTGGAGGAGTTTGGCACGATTGAGCGAAAGAAAAAGTTAGATCCCTATCGGGATTGGATTGTGACATGGTTACAAGAAAATCCAAGCATGAGTGGAGCACAAATTTTGGACTGGCTTCAAGAAAAGTTTCCTGACTTACAAGTTGGAGAAAGTACAGTTCGTCGGTATGTCAAAGAGATGAGAGAAATTTATCAAATTGAAAAAACGGATGAACCCCGAGAACATGAAGCTGTTGATGAATTACCACCAGGAAAACAAATGCAAGTAGACTGGGGACAAACCATTCAGAAAACAATAGATAATAAGGACATCAAACTTTATTTTATTGCCTTTGTATTATCTCACTCTCGACAAAAGTATATGGAATGGCAAGACCGCCCCTTTACAACCAAAGACACCATTCGTTGTCACGAAAATGCCTTTAGATATTTTGGGGGAATGACTGAAGAAATTGTTTATGATCAAGACAATCTTATTGCGGTAAGCGAAAATGCTGGAGATCTTATCTTAACAAAGAAATTTCAGGCATATGTGAACGAACGTAAATTTCAGATTTACCTATGTCGAAAAGCAGATCCCCAATCGAAAGGAAAAATTGAGAACGTTGTGAAATATATCAAGTATAATTTCGCAGCACATCGTATCTTCTCAACAATCGGAGATTGGAATGAAAAAGCCTGGAATTGGCTAGAACGTACTGGGAACTATAAAGTGCATCAAACAATAAAAAAGAGACCTTACGAAGTGTATCAACTGGAAAAGAAACACTTACGAAAGATCTCCTCACCGCTTTCTTTAACAGAAAGCAACCCTATTGAAATTATAACAAGGAATGTGAATAAGGACAACACGATTCGTTACAAATCGAATCGCTATTCAGTACCTATCGGCACATATACGAAATGCTCTACAGTGAATCTGCAAATCAATAATGAAAAATTAATCATCATAGAACCTACAACTGGTGAAATACTTGCCAAGCACACGATAAGTTTAGAAAAAGGAAAGCTAATTAAAAATACGAATCATGCACGAGATCATACAGAATCGCTTGATATGCTTAAACAAAGAGTGCTTCATTTATTTCCTACTGGAGAAGCATCGAGACAATATATTGATGAAATCTGCCAGAGATATAAGCGCTATCGCCGTGATCAATTACTCATTTTACAAAGGGTTGCCGAAAATGATCCTCATTGGATTCCAATGGCGTTAGAGAAATGTATCCGTGAAAAACTGTATAGTGCAAATGCTTTTCAAGATGTCGTAAATTACTTAAAGCTACAAGAATCTAATCCCATTCTTGAAATACAGGTCAATTCTACTAAACTTGTTTCTTCGATAGCTGTAGAAACAAGGGATTTCAATACATACATTCAAAGAATGGGAGGAAAAACAAATGAATAA
- a CDS encoding ABC transporter ATP-binding protein has product MDRQPMIQIHQVSKSFKKNKQDVQVLDNISFTVQKGEIISILGESGCGKSTLLNIIGGFEQASGGEVLLDGIKVNGPSRKCIMLFQNYGLLPWRTVLKNVELGLEKSMKDKKERKEKALHYIQLVGLQGKENMFPHELSGGMQQRVGIARALALQPELILMDEPFAALDTFNRYYLQNELLRIQEQEKTTMILVTHDIDEAIYLSDRIFIMHPNPGRIHKEIKIHLTKPRDRSNGDFQYYRNIVFKEFHFSRPETLIEFNI; this is encoded by the coding sequence CTGGATCGGCAACCAATGATTCAAATTCATCAAGTGAGTAAAAGCTTCAAAAAGAACAAACAAGATGTACAAGTATTAGACAATATATCTTTTACTGTTCAAAAAGGGGAAATCATCTCCATTTTGGGGGAAAGCGGCTGCGGAAAAAGCACCTTGTTGAATATCATCGGCGGATTTGAACAAGCGTCTGGCGGGGAAGTATTGTTAGATGGCATAAAAGTCAATGGGCCGAGTAGAAAATGCATTATGCTGTTCCAAAATTACGGTTTGCTCCCTTGGCGGACCGTGTTAAAAAATGTGGAGCTGGGGCTTGAAAAATCAATGAAAGATAAAAAAGAAAGAAAAGAGAAAGCGTTGCACTATATTCAATTAGTTGGGTTGCAAGGGAAAGAAAATATGTTTCCACATGAATTATCCGGCGGTATGCAACAAAGAGTGGGAATTGCAAGAGCCTTGGCCCTGCAACCGGAATTGATATTGATGGACGAACCTTTTGCTGCTTTGGATACATTTAATCGCTATTATTTGCAAAATGAATTGCTTCGTATCCAGGAGCAGGAAAAAACAACGATGATTCTTGTCACCCATGACATTGATGAAGCCATTTATTTATCCGACAGAATTTTTATTATGCATCCGAATCCCGGAAGAATCCATAAAGAAATCAAGATCCATCTGACGAAACCCCGGGACCGGAGCAACGGAGATTTTCAGTATTATCGAAACATTGTGTTTAAAGAATTCCACTTCAGCAGACCTGAAACTTTAATTGAGTTCAATATTTAA
- a CDS encoding DUF4242 domain-containing protein, producing MGLYLVESSLKGIVSTKEELNQTTKSLQEKLAANNASLIELQVSKDFTRAFFIFEGEKRADFTDVLREFSIPVQLVKPVRLVGKDLEEVKKSNEVVNYLVEWNIPEDITMEQYLARKQKNSVHYQEVPEVKFSRTYVCEDMTKCLCFYDAPDEEAVKRARKAVQTPIDSITEILPNE from the coding sequence ATGGGATTATATTTAGTTGAATCTTCCTTAAAAGGAATTGTATCTACAAAAGAAGAATTGAATCAGACTACAAAGTCACTGCAGGAAAAATTGGCAGCAAACAATGCGTCTTTAATTGAACTGCAAGTATCAAAAGATTTCACTCGTGCATTTTTTATCTTTGAAGGCGAAAAACGCGCCGATTTTACTGATGTGTTAAGAGAATTTTCCATCCCGGTTCAACTTGTCAAACCAGTCCGCCTGGTTGGTAAAGACTTGGAAGAAGTAAAGAAAAGCAATGAAGTTGTCAACTACTTAGTTGAATGGAATATCCCGGAAGATATTACGATGGAGCAATACCTTGCCAGAAAACAGAAAAACTCTGTGCATTATCAGGAAGTGCCGGAAGTGAAATTCTCAAGAACTTATGTATGTGAAGATATGACAAAATGCTTATGCTTCTACGATGCGCCGGATGAAGAAGCTGTAAAACGCGCCCGCAAAGCCGTTCAAACACCGATCGATTCCATTACAGAAATTTTGCCTAACGAGTAA
- a CDS encoding cobalamin-binding protein — MRLVSICPSNTELVGYLGLASSLVGVDDYSDWPKEIEQLPRLGGDLNIDIEKVEELKPDLVLASLSVPGMERNIEELEKRKIPYQIVPNPKTLAEVGETLLCVGEMTNTEDEAKRIYQKFMDMLEKYRKLSQQVEHRKTVYFEWWAKPIFTPGATNWLTELAELAGGKNIFEDFQEANVQTEWEEVKKRNPDVFCIAWVGVETERVNPKVIMKRPGIQEMKSIQNNEFYILEEALFCRPSPKLLQGLCKLAALLHPQIFPPYDGKDPLLGEEEKEKENSL, encoded by the coding sequence ATGCGTCTAGTTTCCATTTGTCCAAGCAATACGGAACTTGTAGGCTATTTAGGTTTGGCATCTTCTTTAGTCGGGGTGGATGATTATTCTGATTGGCCGAAAGAAATTGAACAATTGCCGCGATTAGGCGGAGATTTAAATATTGATATAGAAAAGGTGGAAGAGCTGAAACCGGATTTAGTATTAGCTTCCCTTTCCGTCCCTGGAATGGAACGGAATATTGAAGAACTGGAAAAACGGAAGATTCCGTATCAAATTGTGCCGAATCCAAAAACCCTTGCGGAAGTCGGGGAAACTTTACTATGCGTTGGTGAAATGACAAATACAGAGGATGAGGCAAAGAGGATTTATCAAAAATTTATGGATATGCTGGAGAAGTACCGAAAATTATCTCAACAAGTTGAGCACAGGAAAACCGTTTATTTTGAATGGTGGGCCAAGCCGATTTTTACGCCCGGTGCGACGAATTGGTTGACGGAATTGGCTGAACTCGCTGGGGGAAAAAATATATTTGAAGATTTTCAAGAGGCCAATGTTCAAACAGAATGGGAAGAAGTAAAAAAGAGAAATCCGGATGTGTTTTGCATTGCATGGGTAGGTGTTGAAACAGAAAGAGTGAATCCAAAAGTGATAATGAAGCGCCCAGGAATTCAAGAAATGAAAAGCATTCAAAATAACGAATTTTATATATTGGAAGAGGCCTTATTTTGCCGTCCTTCTCCAAAACTGTTGCAAGGATTATGCAAGTTGGCGGCCCTTTTGCACCCGCAAATCTTTCCTCCTTATGATGGAAAGGATCCATTGCTTGGTGAAGAAGAAAAAGAAAAAGAAAATTCTTTATAG
- a CDS encoding winged helix-turn-helix transcriptional regulator, with protein sequence METKTRYDIPCNIAQSLNIIGDRWTLLIIHEILSGHTLFNEIKKGLKGISSNLLSERLKYLEQQGIVETELYSEHPPRYCYKLTDSGKDLEDVFNAFIIWGSKHLKKCYKKIVDEETGDEIEIGYYSKRTGERVNKIAVVPVSNPAENE encoded by the coding sequence ATGGAAACAAAAACTCGATACGATATTCCTTGCAATATTGCACAATCGCTGAATATCATCGGCGACAGATGGACGCTGCTGATTATTCACGAAATTTTATCAGGACATACGTTATTCAACGAGATCAAAAAAGGGCTAAAGGGCATTTCTTCCAATCTTTTATCTGAGAGGCTGAAATATTTGGAACAACAAGGAATCGTGGAAACCGAATTATATTCGGAGCACCCACCCCGCTATTGCTATAAATTGACGGACAGCGGAAAAGATTTGGAGGATGTTTTTAATGCCTTCATTATATGGGGAAGCAAACATTTAAAAAAATGCTATAAAAAAATTGTTGATGAAGAAACAGGCGATGAGATAGAAATTGGATATTATTCAAAAAGAACCGGGGAGCGGGTAAATAAAATTGCAGTCGTTCCGGTCAGCAATCCAGCTGAAAATGAATAA
- a CDS encoding DEAD/DEAH box helicase, producing MSNILVDWIRDSNSWRNAMELDVLERQEKEYSFLKQSDDFYISLFNKVYKALSSDAYLTEENRQELLFIAKGLEIYSIQSTRENFFGVNYAENMLYASSIYYLTDYFTTSSILARMFETEDYESEIDRFIHAFLINNRNIRNPYMDRLNDFLESGDKQILISIIKLIDERLKTSDPYKYVQLLLAKRLIEKFSENNIWNSLTRANPAINWKDFVLHKLESSWVLFPSQEAALKKGILINDNSFSIQMPTSSGKTSLCEIVIYNEIVYKKRKVLLLAPYRALASELKYAFTKKFRNLGLTVKAIYGGHTPTKEEKVEMENVDLLICTPEKFMAIENYIPNLHETFSTVICDEGHLLDDEHRGLNYELLLAKFKNSSTQEKKYIYLSAIIPNIATINSWLGGDENTLIKSDYRPTNLTYGFLIEQGDNKNKYFNLKLYSQKNGLEKSLINKFLSVKEDYKYKKSSTGKINTYKYKTYKTRAISVALRSLNNGVVAVFTPQKGENGVKGLAEEIINQISLLNFPKPLDFSKTEELENLIIYIEQVFGKDYILTKSVENGFVIHHGDLPQFVREVIENSIRKKIVPLIVCTNTLAEGVNLPIKTLVLHTIKRFNSSLKIMEPIRKRDIKNIIGRAGRAGQETEGLVISVNPSEYSYIQEVISDDQIEPVRGYLYQIINEITNELKEDRLLITNELIDEQSEEFKRLIDSIDKSIIDSLYEESTPDNISDILENLINKTYSYFQSDYNNKLTLEHIFKLRGEVLSPYLKRNEIGILKQSDSTVRIYEDIKGVINLGDDFWQNTSLPFTDETIGYLLDIIYSLNHLEFDFEQFHQENDINLTKGLLKKVILNWIEGEWYGDISNKTNVEVEDVLKIMLFIESNIVPVLSKIVTIAKIELQKQGIIISKDLEDLGLFIQYGINSRINLILIELGFSERMGILFVGNWIKNNFSTLNLNDKDTIEMILRENKIEIIEYLKETVPLISLDAFRSNLRYI from the coding sequence ATGAGTAATATTTTGGTAGATTGGATTCGGGATTCTAATTCTTGGAGAAATGCTATGGAATTAGATGTCCTTGAAAGGCAAGAGAAAGAGTATTCATTTTTAAAACAATCAGATGATTTTTATATCTCGCTATTTAATAAGGTTTATAAAGCATTATCAAGCGATGCTTATTTAACGGAAGAAAATCGCCAAGAATTACTTTTTATTGCAAAAGGGCTAGAAATTTACTCTATCCAAAGTACACGTGAAAACTTTTTCGGAGTCAATTATGCTGAAAATATGCTATATGCATCATCAATATATTACTTAACAGATTACTTTACAACCTCTTCAATATTAGCAAGAATGTTTGAAACAGAGGATTATGAATCTGAGATAGATCGATTTATTCACGCATTTTTAATTAATAACAGGAACATTAGAAATCCATATATGGATAGACTTAATGATTTCTTGGAATCAGGAGATAAGCAAATATTAATTAGTATTATTAAACTAATCGATGAGAGATTAAAAACTTCGGACCCTTATAAGTATGTTCAACTATTATTGGCGAAGAGATTAATTGAAAAATTTAGTGAAAATAATATTTGGAATAGCCTAACTAGAGCAAATCCCGCAATTAATTGGAAAGATTTTGTTTTACATAAGCTGGAAAGTAGTTGGGTATTATTCCCTTCACAAGAAGCAGCTCTGAAAAAAGGGATACTCATTAATGATAATTCATTTTCTATTCAAATGCCCACAAGTTCTGGGAAAACTTCTTTATGTGAGATAGTCATTTATAATGAAATTGTTTACAAAAAGAGAAAAGTGCTTTTACTAGCTCCTTATAGAGCTTTGGCATCGGAACTAAAATATGCTTTTACTAAAAAATTTAGAAATCTTGGTTTAACAGTTAAAGCTATATATGGTGGTCATACGCCCACTAAAGAAGAAAAAGTTGAAATGGAAAATGTTGATTTATTAATATGCACTCCAGAGAAGTTTATGGCCATAGAAAATTATATTCCAAATCTTCATGAGACATTTTCAACTGTAATTTGTGATGAGGGACATTTACTTGATGATGAACACAGGGGTTTAAATTACGAACTATTGTTAGCAAAGTTCAAAAATAGTAGTACACAAGAAAAAAAGTATATTTACCTTTCCGCTATTATTCCTAATATAGCAACAATAAATTCTTGGTTGGGCGGAGATGAAAATACCCTTATAAAATCGGATTATAGGCCAACTAACTTAACTTATGGTTTTTTAATAGAGCAAGGTGACAATAAAAATAAATACTTCAATTTAAAATTATATTCCCAAAAAAATGGACTTGAAAAATCCTTGATAAACAAATTTTTAAGTGTTAAAGAGGATTACAAATATAAGAAAAGTTCTACTGGTAAAATAAACACATATAAATATAAAACTTATAAAACTAGAGCTATTTCAGTTGCTTTACGTTCGCTAAATAACGGTGTGGTTGCAGTATTTACTCCCCAAAAGGGTGAAAATGGTGTTAAAGGTCTAGCAGAAGAGATAATTAATCAAATTAGCCTGCTCAATTTTCCTAAACCTTTAGATTTTTCTAAAACTGAGGAATTAGAAAATCTAATAATATACATTGAACAGGTTTTTGGAAAGGATTATATATTAACAAAGTCTGTTGAGAATGGTTTCGTGATTCATCATGGTGATTTACCGCAATTTGTAAGGGAAGTAATAGAAAATAGTATTAGAAAAAAGATAGTACCTTTAATAGTTTGTACAAATACCCTTGCTGAAGGGGTTAATCTACCGATAAAAACTCTTGTGTTGCATACAATTAAAAGATTTAATTCTTCCTTAAAAATAATGGAGCCAATTAGAAAAAGGGATATAAAAAATATTATTGGCCGAGCCGGAAGAGCTGGTCAAGAAACTGAAGGGTTAGTAATTTCTGTAAATCCAAGTGAGTACAGTTATATCCAAGAAGTAATATCTGATGATCAAATAGAACCAGTTAGGGGATACTTGTACCAAATAATTAATGAAATTACAAACGAATTAAAAGAAGACAGATTGTTAATAACAAATGAACTCATTGATGAGCAAAGTGAAGAATTTAAAAGATTAATAGATTCAATTGATAAATCAATAATAGATTCTCTTTATGAAGAATCAACCCCTGATAATATTAGTGATATCCTTGAGAATTTAATAAATAAAACTTATAGCTACTTTCAATCTGACTACAATAATAAGTTAACGCTTGAGCATATTTTTAAATTAAGAGGCGAAGTTCTAAGTCCGTACTTAAAACGGAATGAAATTGGTATATTAAAACAAAGTGACTCAACAGTTAGAATATATGAAGACATTAAAGGGGTTATCAATTTAGGAGATGATTTTTGGCAAAATACTTCCCTTCCATTTACTGACGAAACTATTGGTTACCTACTAGATATTATATACTCTTTAAATCATCTAGAATTCGATTTTGAGCAATTTCATCAAGAAAATGATATTAATCTTACAAAGGGATTATTGAAAAAAGTAATATTAAACTGGATAGAGGGCGAATGGTATGGTGATATTTCAAATAAAACCAACGTTGAAGTTGAAGATGTTCTAAAAATAATGTTATTTATCGAATCCAATATCGTACCGGTTTTATCAAAAATAGTTACAATCGCTAAGATTGAATTGCAAAAACAAGGAATAATTATAAGTAAGGATCTTGAAGATTTAGGCCTATTTATTCAGTATGGTATAAACAGTCGTATTAATTTAATCTTAATAGAGTTAGGTTTTAGTGAAAGAATGGGAATTCTTTTTGTCGGTAATTGGATTAAAAATAATTTCTCAACGTTAAATTTAAATGATAAAGATACTATTGAAATGATTTTAAGAGAAAATAAAATAGAAATTATAGAGTATCTTAAAGAAACTGTTCCTCTTATTTCTTTAGATGCTTTTAGATCTAATTTGAGATATATATAG
- a CDS encoding ABC transporter substrate-binding protein: protein MKRIKKGLLFVLATILLLSLYACNSEGENSSATSGNGKKTIKIGYLPITHAVPLFVEKELEEYQNFNLELIKFGSWTELSDALNTGRIDGASMLITLAMKAKEQGIDLNAVALGHRDGNVVVVSKDINQVADLKGKSFAIPHKFSTQNILLYQLLKQNGLKYEDVNVVELPPAEMPAALSEGRISGYVVAEPFGAVSVSLDKGKVLYQDNEIWKNSIDCSLVLRKEFIEQESELAQEFVNYYIAAGHAAEQKDAHVKDMLSNYLNVEQNVLDLSLEWISYDDLKINQEDYEELSNHLVEMGLFDNPPAYEDFVNNSFIEKAK from the coding sequence ATGAAACGAATTAAAAAAGGGTTATTGTTTGTTCTTGCAACGATTCTTCTATTAAGTTTATATGCTTGCAATTCTGAAGGAGAGAATTCATCTGCAACAAGCGGAAATGGAAAGAAAACGATCAAAATCGGTTATTTGCCAATAACACATGCGGTGCCATTATTTGTGGAAAAAGAACTGGAAGAATATCAAAACTTTAATTTGGAGCTCATTAAATTTGGTTCTTGGACTGAGCTTTCCGATGCTTTGAATACAGGCCGCATTGATGGGGCATCCATGCTAATTACTCTTGCCATGAAAGCAAAGGAACAAGGCATTGATTTGAATGCTGTGGCATTAGGACATCGTGATGGCAACGTGGTGGTTGTCTCCAAAGATATTAATCAAGTTGCAGATTTAAAAGGAAAAAGTTTTGCCATTCCGCATAAATTCTCGACTCAAAATATATTACTTTATCAATTGTTGAAACAAAACGGTTTGAAATATGAAGATGTAAATGTTGTGGAATTGCCGCCTGCGGAAATGCCGGCCGCTCTTTCTGAAGGGAGAATATCCGGCTATGTGGTGGCAGAACCATTTGGCGCCGTATCCGTCTCCCTCGATAAAGGAAAGGTGCTTTATCAAGATAATGAAATTTGGAAAAACTCCATTGACTGTTCATTAGTATTGCGCAAAGAGTTTATTGAACAGGAAAGCGAACTCGCACAGGAATTTGTGAATTACTATATTGCGGCGGGCCATGCTGCTGAACAAAAAGATGCGCATGTGAAGGACATGTTATCCAATTATTTGAATGTGGAACAAAATGTGCTTGATTTGTCTTTAGAATGGATTTCTTACGATGATTTAAAAATCAATCAGGAAGATTATGAAGAATTGTCTAATCATCTGGTGGAAATGGGACTCTTCGATAATCCTCCGGCATATGAAGACTTTGTTAATAATTCTTTTATAGAAAAAGCGAAGTGA
- a CDS encoding Hachiman antiphage defense system protein HamA, which translates to MFKKGVINIPQFLCHFSSETTMEQFIILELNEEKELFEKLPDYYRKCYITDSDLEERIKNFGPAEQILKKLIPDPGKTMSGEFAEILSYQLLIDMYKNSDFNLFGPKKWLWKVDRNEPMKKTDVILFGVKNAEVSSPDDLVVSAEIKSKATAGDFHPLQDAIDGAKDDYVKRMAITLSWLEEQYIRLNDSSALNSIKRFVNAIEPNYGPYKKHFKAITVIDSDMVLVELGREIDYSVKVLKKDWKRIENDCKELGASYDNDTKKLSFKNVKREDILRSNSRNRDFILYLYDLYNFKLGDYSDVTIISIKNLKNFYEKVYKNIVTSYKVTANE; encoded by the coding sequence TTGTTTAAAAAGGGTGTGATTAACATTCCACAATTCCTATGTCATTTCTCTTCAGAAACAACTATGGAACAATTTATAATATTAGAATTAAATGAGGAAAAAGAACTTTTTGAAAAACTACCAGATTACTATAGAAAATGTTACATAACTGACTCTGATTTAGAAGAGAGAATCAAAAATTTCGGACCAGCAGAACAAATATTAAAGAAACTTATACCTGATCCCGGAAAGACTATGTCGGGTGAGTTTGCAGAAATATTATCTTATCAGTTACTAATTGACATGTATAAAAATTCTGATTTTAATCTTTTTGGTCCTAAAAAGTGGCTTTGGAAAGTAGACCGTAATGAGCCAATGAAAAAAACGGATGTAATATTATTTGGAGTTAAAAATGCTGAAGTATCATCACCGGATGATCTTGTTGTGTCTGCTGAAATAAAGTCAAAAGCAACGGCAGGTGATTTTCATCCTTTACAAGACGCTATAGATGGAGCTAAGGATGACTATGTAAAACGAATGGCAATTACTCTTTCATGGCTGGAAGAACAATATATCAGATTAAATGATTCTTCGGCTTTAAACTCAATTAAGAGGTTTGTTAATGCAATTGAACCTAATTATGGACCTTATAAAAAACACTTTAAAGCTATAACTGTTATTGATAGTGATATGGTTTTAGTAGAGTTAGGACGTGAAATTGATTATTCAGTAAAAGTATTAAAAAAAGATTGGAAAAGAATTGAAAATGACTGTAAAGAGCTTGGGGCATCCTATGACAATGACACGAAGAAGCTTTCATTTAAAAATGTTAAAAGAGAAGACATTCTTCGAAGTAATAGTAGAAATAGAGACTTTATTCTCTACCTTTATGATTTATACAATTTTAAATTAGGTGATTATTCTGACGTGACAATAATATCGATTAAAAATTTAAAAAACTTTTATGAAAAAGTTTACAAGAATATAGTAACGTCATATAAGGTGACTGCAAATGAGTAA